In a genomic window of Erigeron canadensis isolate Cc75 chromosome 5, C_canadensis_v1, whole genome shotgun sequence:
- the LOC122599310 gene encoding ABC transporter C family member 3-like, which produces MGMLSRLMVNSGRYIILLHGLSAATHLGFLFFVFMSWLCKKIRFKGHGLKQMSNNGVLFCKQALFSCVVLVLLDLVMCFLNLFYWFRNGWTDENIITFSNTLLRFFVWLFVLVYLYKCISNSKESKYPFVSRIWSVSFFLTFSVSLVLDYIYLKPKIYLTAHFLVYDALSTFISLLLCYLGFLGIKKGVTISHLYQELKTVGQTVNPSTRRSVVGILTFSWIHPLIAKGYKKPLDLDDVPQLDTVDSARVAFSILSDKLQSDKRANGQITTFGLTKAVIWTTWKDIIITAVLALVYTLTTYVGPFLIDAFVEYLKGRRDFNEGFLLVSAFFVGKIVECLSQRHQDFKLQQAGMRVRAALVAKIYSKCLTLSSQSKQGQSNGAIMNSVTIDAERIGGFSQCMHNTWLVIVQVSLALAILYRNLGVSSISAFVATIIVVSANIPLGRFHRKFQNKLMKYKDQRMKETSEILKNMRILKLYGWEMKFLSRINDIRSDEAHWLYKNLFTMALTTFTFWVAPTFVAIATFGTSIFAGIPLEPGKLLSTLATFKILQESALNFQATISAIVQTKVSLDRVVSFLRLGDLDSNLVELVPRGSTDFAVEIVNGIFSWDVTSFNPTLTDIQVRVVHGMRVAVCGMVGSGKSSLLSCILGEVPKLSGRVKVSGSKAYVGQSPWIQSGNIEENILFGKEMDRERYDKVLEACALKIDLELLSYGDQTVIGERGINLSGGQKQRVQIARALYQDADIYLFDDPFSAVDAHTGSHLFKECMLNFLKMKTVIYVTHQVEFLPVADLILVLKDGRVAQAGKYDEILKLESNFMELVGAHNEALLEIDFVEKTLASDLTGVNENQGSQASYKRNIQDGIINSQNVVAAYSKGKKRQLVENEEREKGTVGLLAYWKYITIAYGGALVPLVLLAQITFELLLISGNFWMTWASPASESNEAHVGGSQFILVYVAFGIGCAFCVLSRAMLVMKAGYETANQLFYKMHLSIFRAPMSFFDSNPSGRVLSRASADQSAVDVKIADTMILFVAVVIQLLGIIIVMSLGAWPVFLFFFPVFGICIRLQQYYLPSARELTRLVGVCKAPVIQHFSESISGSTTIRSFDQKYRFEDMCLKLIDDYSRPNLHVAGAFDWLSLRLDMLSTFMFAFTLIFLFSVPEGTISPSTAGLAVTYGLYLNKVQGWTIQKLCNVEIRFISVERIFQYWSIPSEPPLVIESNRPDHLWPSHGRVDIFHLQVRYAQHLPFVLRGVTCTFNGGTKTGIVGRTGSGKSTLIQTLFRIVEPAGGKILIDGINISSIGLHDLRSRLSIIPQDPTMFNGTVRSNMDPLEEYTDDQIWEALDKCQIGDEVRKKEGQLDSTVTENGENWSMGQRQLVCLGRVLLKKNKILVLDEATASVDTSSDNMIQKTLRKHFSDSTVITIAHRITSVINSDKVLVLNNGLIEEYDSPTKLLEDESSSFSKLVSEYSMR; this is translated from the exons ATGGGTATGCTTTCAAGATTGATGGTGAATAGTGGTAGATACATTATACTCTTACATGGGCTGTCTGCTGCAACACACCTTGGCTTCTTGTTTTTTGTATTCATGAGTTGGCTCTGCAAAAAAATTAGATTTAAAGGCCATGGTCTTAAACAGATGTCAAATAATGGGGTCTTGTTTTGCAAACAGGCCCTGTTTTCTTGTGTGGTTCTTGTGCTTCTTGACCTTGTTATGTGTTTCTTGAACCTTTTTTATTGGTTTAGAAATGGTTGGACTGATGAAAACATTATTACCTTTTCTAATACCCTTCTTCGATTTTTTGTTTGGCTATTTGTTCTGGTTTACTTGTATAAGTGTATCTCTAACTCGAAGGAGTCTAAGTATCCCTTTGTGTCAAGGATTTGGTcggtttcttttttcttaaccTTTAGTGTTAGTCTTGTTTTAGACTATATTTACTTGAAACCAAAAATATACCTGACAGCACATTTCTTGGTCTATGATGCTTTGTCCACTTTTATCAGTTTACTTCTCTGCTATTTGGGATTTTTGGGTATCAAAAAAGGTGTAACAATAAGCCACTTGTATCAAGAGTTGAAAACCGTGGGTCAGACAGTTAACCCTTCGACAAGAAGAAGTGTTGTTGGTATTTTAACTTTCTCTTGGATTCATCCGTTGATTGCTAAAGGATATAAGAAGCCATTAGACCTTGACGACGTTCCACAACTTGACACTGTAGATAGTGCAAGAGTAGCTTTTTCCATTTTAAGTGATAAACTACAGTCAGATAAGAGAGCAAACGGTCAAATCACTACTTTTGGTCTCACAAAGGCTGTGATTTGGACAACATGGAAAGACATAATAATCACAGCAGTCCTTGCTCTCGTATACACATTGACTACATACGTTGGGCCTTTCCTCATAGATGCATTTGTAGAATATCTGAAGGGACGTCGCGATTTTAATGAGGGATTTCTTCTAGTTTCTGCTTTCTTTGTTGGCAAGATTGTAGAGTGTTTGTCGCAACGGCATCAAGATTTTAAATTGCAACAGGCAGGAATGAGGGTTAGAGCTGCTCTGGTTGCTAAAATCTACAGTAAATGTCTAACCCTTTCATCTCAGTCAAAGCAGGGGCAGTCCAATGGCGCGATTATGAATTCTGTAACTATTGATGCTGAACGAATTGGTGGATTTAGCCAGTGCATGCATAACACTTGGCTAGTTATTGTGCAGGTCAGTTTAGCACTAGCAATTTTGTATAGAAATCTTGGAGTTTCTTCAATTTCTGCTTTTGTTGCGACCATAATTGTGGTTTCAGCCAATATACCATTAGGGCGTTTTCATAGGAAGTTTCAAAATAAGTTAATGAAATATAAAGATCAAAGGATGAAAGAGACTTCCGAAATTTTGAAGAACATGAGGATTCTGAAGCTTTATGGCTGGGAGATGAAGTTCTTGTCAAGAATTAATGATATCAGGAGTGATGAGGCACACTGGTTGTATAAAAATTTGTTTACTATGGCGCTGACCACTTTCACATTCTGGGTTGCGCCCACATTTGTGGCTATAGCCACTTTTGGGACATCTATTTTTGCTGGTATCCCGCTTGAACCGGGGAAGTTATTGTCTACGCTGGCAACATTTAAGATTCTCCAAGAATCTGCATTGAATTTTCAGGCTACAATATCTGCAATAGTACAGACTAAAGTCTCACTTGATCGTGTTGTATCATTCCTTCGTCTTGGTGACTTGGATTCTAATCTGGTAGAATTGGTCCCCAGAGGCAGCACTGACTTTGCAGTTGAGATAGTCAACGGAATTTTCTCATGGGATGTTACATCTTTCAATCCTACATTGACTGATATACAAGTCAGAGTTGTTCATGGCATGCGGGTGGCTGTGTGTGGCATGGTTGGCTCGGGAAAATCAAGCTTACTGTCTTGTATTTTAGGAGAAGTTCCTAAATTGTCAGGAAGAGTCAAAGTCAGTGGCTCAAAGGCTTATGTTGGTCAATCACCATGGATACAGAGTGGAAACATAGAAGAGAATATCTTGTTTGGTAAAGAGATGGACAGAGAAAGGTACGATAAGGTTCTTGAAGCGTGTGCCTTGAAGATAGACCTTGAACTTCTCTCATATGGAGATCAAACAGTTATTGGGGAGAGGGGAATAAATTTAAGTGGGGGCCAGAAGCAGAGAGTACAGATAGCACGAGCTCTGTATCAAGATGCTGATATCTATCTATTCGATGATCCTTTCAGTGCTGTTGATGCTCATACAGGAAGTCATCTTTTTAAA GAATGCATGTTGAACTTCCTGAAAATGAAAACAGTGATTTACGTCACACATCAGGTGGAGTTTTTACCTGTTGCAGATCTCATCTTG GTCTTAAAGGATGGAAGAGTTGCTCAAGCCGGAAAATATGATGAAATACTGAAATTAGAAAGCAACTTCATGGAACTTGTTGGTGCACACAACGAAGCTTTATTGGAAATAGATTTTGTAGAGAAGACATTAGCATCTGATTTAACAGGTGTAAatgagaaccaaggaagccagGCCAGTTATAAAAGGAATATCCAAGATGGGATTATCAATAGTCAAAACGTTGTTGCGGCTTACTCCAAGGGGAAGAAAAGGCAGCTTGTGGAaaatgaagaaagagaaaaaggtACAGTTGGCTTGTTGGCCTACTGGAAATACATTACAATTGCTTATGGAGGGGCACTCGTTCCGTTGGTATTGTTAGCACAAATTACATTTGAGCTACTTCTGATATCGGGAAATTTCTGGATGACTTGGGCTTCCCCTGCATCAGAAAGTAATGAAGCCCATGTTGGAGGCTCTCAGTTCATTCTTGTATATGTGGCTTTTGGAATTGGATGTGCTTTCTGTGTTTTATCTAGAGCGATGCTGGTAATGAAAGCTGGGTACGAGACAGCCAACCAGTTATTCTACAAAATGCATTTATCTATTTTCCGTGCCCCCATGTCTTTCTTCGACTCCAACCCATCAGGGCGAGTTCTAAGTAGA GCATCTGCAGACCAAAGTGCAGTAGACGTTAAGATAGCCGATACAATGATCCTATTTGTCGCTGTGGTCATACAGCTTTTAGGCATTATAATAGTTATGTCACTCGGTGCTTGGCCAGtgttcctttttttctttcccGTGTTTGGAATTTGCATACGGTTACAG CAATATTACCTCCCTTCAGCACGAGAACTGACCCGATTAGTGGGAGTGTGCAAAGCCCCAGTCATACAACATTTTTCTGAATCGATATCAGGATCAACAACAATTAGAAGCTTTGATCAGAAGTACAGATTTGAAGACATGTGCTTGAAGCTTATTGATGATTATTCCAGGCCAAATTTACATGTGGCTGGTGCTTTTGACTGGCTAAGCTTACGCTTGGATATGCTCTCCACTTTTATGTTTGCCTTCACTCTGATTTTTTTGTTCTCCGTTCCTGAAGGAACAATCAGTCCAA GTACTGCGGGCTTAGCAGTGACGTATGGATTATATTTGAATAAAGTACAAGGATGGACGATACAAAAGCTTTGCAATGTGGAGATAAGATTTATATCAGTCGAAAGAATTTTTCAGTACTGGTCTATCCCAAGTGAGCCTCCTCTTGTTATAGAGTCGAATAGACCTGACCACCTCTGGCCTTCACATGGAAGAGTTGATATCTTCCATCTGCAG GTTCGATACGCCCAACACTTGCCATTTGTGTTAAGAGGTGTTACATGCACTTTCAATGGAGGCACAAAGACTGGAATAGTAGGAAGAACTGGAAGTGGTAAATCTACTCTTATACAAACACTCTTCCGTATAGTTGAACCTGCTGGCGGAAAAATTCTAATAGATGGGATCAACATATCATCAATCGGACTCCATGATTTACGATCTAGGTTAAGTATAATTCCTCAAGATCCCACTATGTTCAATGGAACTGTACGTAGCAACATGGACCCACTCGAAGAATATACAGATGATCAGATTTGGGAG GCGCTTGATAAATGCCAGATTGGAGACGAGGTGAGAAAGAAAGAAGGCCAGCTTGACTCAACAG TTACCGAAAATGGAGAGAATTGGAGTATGGGTCAACGGCAACTGGTCTGTCTTGGTCGCGTACTACTCaagaaaaacaagattttgGTTCTTGATGAGGCCACTGCATCAGTTGATACGTCTAGCGATAATATGATCCAGAAAACGCTTAGGAAGCACTTCTCAGACTCTACTGTTATAACAATAGCGCATAGGATCACCTCTGTGATCAATAGTGACAAAGTCTTGGTTCTAAACAACG GTCTTATTGAAGAGTATGATTCTCCAACAAAATTGCTCGAAGACGAATCATCTTCGTTTTCCAAGCTGGTTTCCGAGTACAGCATGAGGTAG